One Anser cygnoides isolate HZ-2024a breed goose chromosome 4, Taihu_goose_T2T_genome, whole genome shotgun sequence genomic region harbors:
- the LOC106041754 gene encoding uncharacterized protein, with product MFKGRVPSTHHATDATWSKWVALITQRARIGNPSRPGILEVIMDWPEGKYFGISSEEEVVRAEEAPLYNKLPENEKKYALFTDGSCRIVGKHRRWKAAVWSPTRRVAEAAEGEGESSQFAEVKAIQLALDIAEREKWPVFYLYTDSWMVANALWGWLQQWKQNNWQRRGKPIWAAALWQDIAAWVENLVVKVCHVDAHVPKNRATEEHQNNQQVDQAAKIEVAQVDLDWQHKGELFIARWAHDTSGHQGRDATYRWAHDRGVDLTMDTIAQVIHDCETCAAIKQAKWSKPLWDGGRWLKYKYGEAWQIDYITLPQTRNGKRHVLTMVEATTGWLETYPVPHATAWNTILGLEKQVLWRHGAPERIESDNGTHFRNNLIDTWAKEHGIEWVYHIPYRAPASGKVERYNGLLKTTLKAMGAGTFKNWDTHLAKATWLVNTRGSANRAGPAQSNLLRTVEGDKVPVVHVRNMLGKTVWATPASGKGKPIRGIAFAQGPGCAWWVMQKNGEVRCVPQGDLILGENSP from the coding sequence atgttcaaaggaagggtcccctctacacatcatgcaactgatgctacatggagcaagtgggttgcactgattactcagcgggctcgaataggaaaccccagtcgcccaggaatcttggaggtgattatggactggccagaaggcaaatactttgggatatcatcagaggaggaggtggttcgtgctgaagaagccccactgtacaacaagctaccagaaaatgagaagaaatatgccttgttcactgatgggtcctgtcgtattgtgggaaagcatcggagatggaaagctgctgtatggagtcctacacgacgagttgcagaagctgctgagggagaaggtgaatcgagtcagtttgcagaagtgaaagccattcagctggctttagatattgctgaacgagaaaagtggccagttttctatctctatactgattcatggatggtagcaaatgccctgtgggggtggttacagcaatggaagcagaacaactggcagcgcaggggcaagcccatctgggctgcggcattgtggcaagatattgctgcctgggtagagaacctggttgtaaaggtatgccatgtagatgctcatgtgcccaagaatcgggctactgaagaacatcaaaacaaccagcaggtggatcaggctgctaagattgaagtggctcaggtggacctggactggcaacataaaggtgaattatttatagcccgatgggcccatgacacctcaggccatcaaggtagagatgcaacatacagatgggctcacgatcgaggggtggacctgaccatggacactatagcacaggttattcatgactgtgaaacatgtgctgcaatcaagcaagccaaatggtcaaaacctctttgggatggaggacgatggctgaaatataaatatggagaggcctggcaaatcgattacatcacactccctcaaacccgcaacggcaagcgccacgtacttacaatggtggaagcaaccaccggatggctggaaacatatcctgtgccccatgccaccgcctggaacactatcctgggccttgaaaagcaagtcctatggcgacatggcgccccagagagaattgagtcagacaacgggactcatttccgaaacaaccttatagacacttgggccaaagaacatggtattgagtgggtgtatcacatcccctatcgtgcaccagcctctggaaaagttgaacgatacaatggactgttgaagactacactgaaagcaatgggtgctgggacattcaaaaattgggatacacatttggcaaaggccacctggttagtcaatactaggggatctgccaatcgagctggacctgcccaatcaaacctgttacgcactgtagaaggggataaagttcctgtagtgcacgtaagaaacatgctgggtaagacagtctgggctactcctgcctcaggaaaaggcaaacccattcgtggaattgcttttgctcagggacctggatgcgcttggtgggtaatgcaaaagaatggggaggtccggtgtgtacctcaaggggatttgatactgggtgagaatagcccatga